In one Pseudodesulfovibrio tunisiensis genomic region, the following are encoded:
- a CDS encoding SPL family radical SAM protein: protein MTDLRELPRQFHKINKVYVDESMVDVPMARRVRERLQGTVKQDIPWETVPAGTDRVVFEEDGQALYLKEYKGKFLRFCPGTRAYHCCGYRIIHIGENCPLACSYCILQAYFQDRLLKIWANQDALFRELGDAFGADPGKQYRVGTGEFTDSLALEHLTGYSHDLVAFLENHPNVVLELKSKVIDLSWMKAATRTDRVLPAWSLNAPWVHEHEEIGTYSLIERLEAARTCAEAGFRVCLHFDPIIYYPGWREGYAEIIDMIFDYVKPEQIAYMSLGSFRSMPQLKPIIEQNFPKASYIYNEFVPGLDGKTRLLRPKRVEQFKFMVDRLRRHGMDKQMYFCMESTEVWNEVFGYAPADLGGLNRHLMNRAFGE from the coding sequence ATGACTGATCTCCGCGAACTGCCCCGCCAATTCCACAAGATCAACAAGGTGTACGTGGACGAGTCCATGGTGGACGTGCCCATGGCCCGCCGCGTGCGTGAACGGTTGCAAGGCACGGTCAAGCAGGACATTCCATGGGAAACCGTTCCGGCCGGCACCGACCGCGTGGTGTTCGAGGAAGACGGTCAGGCGCTCTATCTCAAGGAATACAAGGGGAAATTCCTGCGGTTCTGTCCGGGAACCCGCGCCTACCACTGCTGCGGATACCGCATCATCCACATTGGCGAGAACTGCCCGCTGGCCTGTTCCTACTGCATTCTTCAGGCATATTTTCAGGACAGACTGCTCAAGATATGGGCCAATCAGGACGCCCTGTTCCGCGAGCTGGGCGATGCGTTCGGTGCGGACCCGGGCAAACAATACCGCGTGGGCACCGGAGAATTCACGGATTCGCTGGCATTGGAACACCTGACAGGATACAGTCACGACCTTGTTGCCTTTCTGGAAAACCACCCCAACGTGGTTCTGGAACTCAAATCCAAGGTCATCGACCTGTCGTGGATGAAGGCGGCCACACGCACGGACCGCGTGCTTCCTGCATGGTCCCTGAATGCGCCATGGGTGCACGAGCACGAAGAGATCGGCACCTATTCCCTGATCGAACGGCTGGAGGCGGCCCGCACCTGCGCCGAAGCCGGATTCCGGGTCTGTCTGCATTTCGACCCCATCATCTACTATCCGGGATGGCGCGAAGGCTATGCCGAAATCATCGACATGATCTTCGACTACGTAAAACCGGAACAGATCGCCTACATGAGCCTCGGCTCATTCCGATCCATGCCGCAGCTCAAGCCCATCATCGAACAGAACTTTCCGAAGGCCAGCTACATATACAATGAATTCGTGCCCGGTCTGGACGGCAAGACCCGCCTGCTCCGCCCAAAACGCGTGGAGCAGTTCAAGTTCATGGTGGACAGGCTGCGCAGACACGGCATGGACAAACAGATGTATTTCTGCATGGAATCCACGGAAGTATGGAACGAAGTGTTCGGCTATGCGCCCGCCGACCTCGGTGGCCTGAACCGACATCTGATGAACAGAGCCTTCGGCGAATAA
- a CDS encoding hydantoinase B/oxoprolinase family protein produces MRADPILLEVFRNRFSSIAEEMGVTLTHTAFSPNIKERRDLSCAIFDSRGDMVAQAAHIPVHLGSMPLSVKAAMRAAAEYGGFAPGDMVMLNDPFQGGTHLPDITLIAPVFAEDSPSPILFTANRAHHADVGGMASGSMPLSSSLFQEGLIIPPVKIVRQGKTDANLMRLILANVRTPGERRGDFAAQIMANTIGVRRLNQCIDRHGLPLITDYAQALMEYSERLTRQAVSCIPDGKYTFEDVLDSDGLETRNIRISLKMTIRNDSAILDFTNSADQVPGSVNAVRAITLSAALYVFRSLAPGNVPANAGCLRPLQVKTRPGSIVDARFPAAVAGGNVETSQRIVDVILGALAKAVPDMMPAASQGTMNNLTIGGIHPDTGRAFAYYETLAGGMGASAAGPGENAVHSHMTNTLNTPVEALEYAYPFRVREYSVRRGSGGAGRHAGGHGLIRDMEMLSPCETTVLSERRNHAPFGTAGGEAGLPGTNKLLRRKDTRIMADKFHESLDRGDRIRLETPGGGGWGDKA; encoded by the coding sequence ATGCGCGCCGATCCCATTCTGCTGGAAGTCTTCAGAAACCGCTTTTCCTCCATTGCCGAGGAAATGGGCGTCACCCTCACCCATACCGCGTTCTCCCCGAACATCAAGGAACGGCGCGATCTGTCCTGCGCCATCTTCGACAGCCGGGGCGACATGGTTGCACAGGCCGCACACATTCCCGTGCACCTCGGGTCCATGCCCCTGTCGGTCAAGGCAGCCATGCGTGCAGCGGCCGAATACGGCGGATTCGCACCGGGCGACATGGTCATGCTCAACGATCCGTTTCAGGGCGGCACGCATCTGCCGGACATCACCCTGATAGCTCCGGTGTTTGCCGAAGACTCTCCCTCTCCGATCCTTTTCACGGCCAACCGCGCGCATCATGCGGATGTGGGCGGCATGGCCTCCGGTTCCATGCCTCTGTCCTCCTCCCTGTTTCAGGAAGGATTGATCATCCCGCCCGTCAAAATCGTTCGTCAGGGGAAAACCGATGCAAATCTGATGCGCCTGATTCTTGCCAATGTGCGTACGCCCGGAGAACGCCGCGGCGATTTCGCGGCCCAGATCATGGCCAACACCATCGGGGTACGCAGGCTGAACCAGTGCATCGATCGCCACGGCCTGCCCCTGATCACGGACTATGCACAGGCCCTGATGGAGTATTCCGAACGCCTGACGCGGCAGGCAGTGTCTTGCATACCGGACGGGAAATACACGTTCGAAGACGTGCTGGATTCGGACGGTCTGGAAACGCGCAATATCCGAATCAGTCTGAAAATGACCATCAGAAACGACTCCGCAATTCTGGATTTCACGAATTCGGCGGATCAGGTTCCCGGAAGCGTCAATGCCGTAAGGGCCATCACGCTTTCCGCAGCGCTGTATGTATTCCGCAGCCTTGCACCGGGCAATGTACCAGCCAATGCGGGTTGCCTGCGCCCTCTGCAGGTGAAGACGCGCCCCGGCAGCATTGTGGATGCGAGGTTCCCCGCAGCCGTGGCTGGCGGCAACGTGGAAACCTCGCAGCGCATCGTGGACGTGATATTGGGCGCATTGGCCAAGGCCGTGCCGGACATGATGCCCGCAGCAAGTCAGGGCACCATGAACAACCTGACCATCGGCGGCATCCACCCGGACACGGGCCGCGCCTTCGCCTATTACGAAACACTGGCCGGCGGCATGGGCGCATCCGCAGCCGGACCAGGGGAAAACGCCGTGCATTCGCACATGACCAACACCCTGAACACGCCTGTGGAGGCGCTGGAATACGCATATCCCTTTCGGGTACGGGAATATTCGGTACGACGCGGCTCGGGCGGAGCAGGACGGCACGCCGGAGGACATGGGCTGATACGGGACATGGAAATGCTGAGTCCCTGCGAAACGACCGTACTTTCGGAACGACGCAACCATGCTCCGTTCGGCACGGCCGGTGGCGAGGCCGGACTCCCCGGCACCAACAAGCTGCTGAGACGGAAAGACACTCGCATCATGGCCGACAAGTTTCACGAAAGTCTGGACAGGGGAGACAGAATCCGGCTGGAAACTCCGGGGGGCGGAGGCTGGGGCGACAAGGCCTGA
- the rseP gene encoding RIP metalloprotease RseP — MFTSGIAILLVLGGLIFFHEFGHFIVARGFGMGVHAFSLGFGPKLLGFTRGNTLYKVAAIPLGGYVQLAGETGEEEEDSPFPPEALFSNRPAWQRMCVVAAGPIFNLLLAFLIYWFLALAQGVGYYLPVAGTVVPDSPAMAAGFEQGDRILNIDGTPIDSWTTMVKVIRQSEGKKLHVTVQRDDTKRNLEVTPEVKTYKNIFGEDTQVVAVGIQLDGSLAFRPVEGLGLREALTITWFKTVLIVDGFIKIVERLIPLDTIGGPIALAQVIHKGAQSGLFDLLGWTAIISINLAILNLLPIPVLDGGHILYFFLEIILRRPIDEKWRAVATRVGIVFLLALMSLAIFNDIRRLFS; from the coding sequence ATGTTTACCAGCGGAATAGCCATCCTGCTCGTTCTTGGCGGGCTCATTTTCTTTCATGAATTCGGGCACTTCATTGTTGCCCGCGGCTTTGGCATGGGCGTGCACGCCTTTTCCCTCGGCTTTGGTCCCAAGCTCCTCGGTTTCACCCGTGGCAACACCCTGTACAAGGTGGCGGCCATTCCTCTTGGCGGCTACGTCCAACTGGCCGGGGAAACAGGCGAAGAGGAAGAGGACAGCCCGTTTCCGCCCGAGGCATTGTTCTCCAACCGCCCGGCATGGCAACGCATGTGCGTTGTTGCGGCAGGTCCGATCTTCAATCTGCTGCTTGCATTCCTGATCTACTGGTTTCTGGCTCTGGCTCAGGGCGTGGGCTACTATCTGCCCGTTGCCGGAACCGTGGTTCCGGACTCTCCGGCCATGGCCGCAGGCTTTGAACAGGGCGACCGCATCCTGAACATCGACGGCACCCCGATAGACAGCTGGACCACCATGGTAAAGGTCATCCGCCAGTCCGAGGGCAAGAAACTGCACGTCACGGTCCAGCGCGACGATACGAAACGCAATCTTGAAGTCACGCCCGAGGTCAAGACCTACAAGAACATCTTCGGCGAAGACACCCAGGTCGTGGCCGTGGGCATACAGCTCGACGGCTCGCTGGCCTTCCGCCCGGTGGAGGGGCTCGGCCTCAGGGAGGCCCTGACCATCACATGGTTCAAGACCGTGTTGATCGTGGACGGGTTCATCAAGATCGTCGAACGCCTCATCCCGCTGGATACCATCGGCGGCCCCATCGCACTGGCTCAGGTAATCCACAAGGGTGCGCAATCAGGCCTGTTCGATCTGCTCGGATGGACCGCCATCATCTCGATCAACCTTGCCATTCTGAACCTGCTGCCCATCCCGGTGCTGGACGGCGGGCACATCCTGTACTTTTTTCTGGAAATCATCCTTCGCCGCCCCATTGACGAAAAATGGCGTGCGGTGGCAACCCGTGTCGGCATCGTATTCCTGCTGGCACTCATGAGCCTGGCTATATTCAATGACATCCGCAGACTCTTCTCGTAA
- the frr gene encoding ribosome recycling factor produces MQSVLDDGKKRMSGAFTALENDFSKLRTGRASTSLVDDVTVEYYGTPTPLNQIASVSIPDSRTITIQPWDKGAFSAIDKALLKSDLGLTPVNDGKLIRISIPPLTEERRKELVKVARKYTEEARVAIRNVRRDLNEQLKKLQKDKDITEDDQRRGQDDVQKLTDDTVKRCDDALAAKEKEIMEL; encoded by the coding sequence ATGCAATCGGTTCTGGACGACGGAAAAAAACGGATGAGCGGTGCATTCACCGCCCTGGAAAACGACTTCAGCAAACTCCGCACCGGGCGAGCATCCACTTCGCTGGTGGATGACGTTACCGTGGAATACTACGGTACTCCCACGCCCCTGAACCAGATCGCGTCCGTATCCATCCCCGATTCCCGGACCATCACCATCCAGCCGTGGGACAAGGGCGCCTTTTCCGCCATTGACAAGGCCCTGCTCAAGTCCGACCTCGGTCTGACTCCGGTGAACGATGGCAAGCTGATCCGCATCTCCATCCCGCCCCTGACCGAGGAGCGCCGCAAGGAGCTGGTCAAGGTCGCCAGGAAGTATACCGAGGAAGCCCGCGTGGCCATCCGCAATGTCCGCCGCGACCTGAACGAGCAGCTCAAGAAGCTCCAGAAGGACAAGGACATCACCGAGGATGACCAGCGCAGGGGACAGGACGACGTGCAGAAGCTCACGGACGACACCGTCAAGCGTTGCGACGACGCCTTGGCCGCCAAGGAAAAGGAAATCATGGAGCTGTAG
- the pyrH gene encoding UMP kinase has product MDKVRFSRVLLKLSGEALAGEQKFGIEPATIDQIAAQIADVAKNGVEVVLVIGGGNIFRGMAASAKGMDRAQGDYMGMLATVLNALAVQDALEKNGCDTRVMTAISMREVAEPYIRRRAIRHLEKGRVVICAAGTGNPYFTTDTGATLRALELKCDAILKATKVDGVYDKDPAKFDDAVRYDTVTYSEALEKRLGVMDATALAMARDNELPIIVFNLYAEGNIRKVVDGYTIGTTVQGGN; this is encoded by the coding sequence ATGGACAAAGTGCGGTTTTCACGGGTTCTGCTCAAACTTTCCGGCGAAGCGCTTGCCGGAGAACAGAAATTCGGCATCGAGCCTGCCACCATCGACCAGATCGCGGCGCAAATCGCCGACGTCGCCAAAAATGGCGTTGAAGTCGTTCTGGTGATCGGTGGAGGCAACATTTTCAGAGGCATGGCCGCCAGCGCCAAGGGCATGGACCGCGCCCAGGGCGACTACATGGGCATGCTGGCAACGGTGCTGAACGCCCTGGCCGTGCAAGACGCCCTGGAAAAGAACGGCTGCGACACCCGCGTGATGACCGCGATCAGCATGCGGGAGGTGGCGGAGCCCTACATCCGCAGGCGTGCCATCCGGCATCTGGAGAAGGGACGCGTCGTGATCTGCGCGGCAGGCACGGGCAACCCCTACTTCACCACGGATACCGGAGCGACCCTGCGTGCGCTGGAACTCAAGTGCGACGCCATTCTCAAGGCCACCAAGGTCGATGGCGTGTACGACAAGGACCCGGCCAAATTTGACGATGCGGTCCGATATGACACGGTGACCTACTCGGAGGCTCTGGAAAAACGCCTCGGCGTCATGGACGCCACGGCCCTGGCCATGGCCCGGGACAACGAGTTGCCAATCATCGTATTCAACCTGTATGCCGAAGGGAACATCCGCAAGGTTGTCGACGGCTACACGATAGGAACCACGGTCCAAGGAGGAAACTAG
- the rpsB gene encoding 30S ribosomal protein S2 translates to MAYVTMKQMLETGVHFGHQTRRWNPKMRPFIFGARNGIHIIDLQQTVKLFAKAHDFIADAVAKGGKVLFIGTKRQAQEAVAQEAERAGMFFVTHRWMGGTLTNFQTIKGSIDRLKNLETMFEDGSINRFPKKEIVHMNREVKKLNLALGGIKDMTEAPAAAFVVDPKREHIAIQECRKLGIPVVAVTDTNCDPDMIDYIIPGNDDAIRAIKLFATHMADACLEGQAQQKDAAAKAKEEAAQEKNEVKAEAAEGAKEEK, encoded by the coding sequence ATGGCTTACGTAACCATGAAGCAAATGCTGGAGACCGGCGTTCATTTCGGTCATCAGACCCGTCGTTGGAACCCCAAGATGCGCCCGTTCATTTTCGGCGCCCGCAACGGCATCCACATCATCGACCTGCAGCAGACCGTGAAGCTGTTCGCCAAGGCCCACGATTTCATCGCGGACGCCGTGGCCAAGGGCGGCAAGGTTCTGTTCATCGGCACCAAGCGCCAGGCTCAGGAAGCCGTGGCTCAGGAAGCCGAGCGCGCAGGCATGTTCTTCGTCACCCACCGCTGGATGGGTGGCACCCTGACCAACTTCCAGACCATCAAGGGCTCCATCGACCGCCTGAAGAATCTGGAAACCATGTTCGAAGACGGTTCCATCAATCGTTTCCCCAAAAAGGAAATCGTGCACATGAACCGCGAGGTCAAGAAGCTGAATCTGGCTCTGGGCGGCATCAAGGACATGACCGAAGCTCCGGCCGCCGCTTTCGTGGTCGACCCCAAGCGCGAACACATCGCCATCCAGGAATGCCGCAAGCTGGGCATCCCGGTCGTGGCCGTGACCGATACCAACTGCGATCCCGACATGATCGACTACATCATCCCGGGCAATGACGACGCCATCCGCGCCATCAAGCTGTTCGCCACCCACATGGCCGACGCATGCCTCGAAGGTCAGGCCCAGCAGAAGGACGCTGCCGCCAAGGCCAAGGAAGAGGCTGCCCAGGAGAAAAACGAAGTTAAAGCCGAGGCCGCCGAAGGGGCCAAGGAGGAGAAGTAA
- a CDS encoding phosphatidate cytidylyltransferase yields MDNSTHRKRIATSIVLAGIPALGLAFQGWVLFVVLAFFSALTLWEFYSMFSPPRGMGLFKCLGAGFTFLLMGAFSTGNMVWPALVMIAAFWAAALTFLFRYSSKDTATFSQSAIFLAGLAYIPLNFHFFLNFNRLEILLVLLAAVVSDTAAFYAGTLFGKTKIWPQISPKKSWIGSLGGFAACVASITALGMSFGSAPVWQWLILGAALNIAAQFGDFFESALKRTLGVKDSGSLLPGHGGFLDRVDSLLLVVPVYGFAKLLHPFFG; encoded by the coding sequence ATGGATAACTCCACGCACCGGAAACGCATTGCCACCTCCATAGTACTCGCAGGGATTCCGGCCCTGGGCCTCGCATTTCAGGGGTGGGTGCTTTTCGTTGTCCTGGCCTTTTTCAGCGCCCTGACCCTGTGGGAATTCTACTCCATGTTCAGCCCGCCCCGCGGCATGGGCCTGTTCAAATGTCTGGGCGCGGGATTCACGTTTCTGCTCATGGGCGCGTTTTCCACCGGCAACATGGTCTGGCCCGCACTGGTCATGATCGCCGCGTTCTGGGCAGCGGCGCTGACATTCCTGTTCCGCTACAGCAGCAAGGACACCGCCACCTTTTCCCAATCCGCGATATTTCTGGCCGGACTGGCCTACATCCCGCTCAATTTCCACTTCTTCCTGAATTTCAACCGACTCGAAATCCTGCTGGTTCTGCTCGCCGCCGTCGTATCCGACACCGCAGCATTCTATGCGGGCACCCTGTTCGGCAAGACCAAGATATGGCCCCAGATCAGTCCCAAGAAATCCTGGATCGGCAGTCTGGGCGGATTTGCGGCCTGCGTGGCCTCGATCACGGCTTTGGGCATGTCCTTCGGTTCCGCCCCGGTCTGGCAGTGGCTCATTCTGGGGGCGGCGCTGAACATAGCGGCCCAGTTCGGCGATTTTTTCGAATCCGCGCTCAAGCGGACCCTCGGGGTCAAGGACTCCGGCTCCCTTCTGCCCGGACACGGCGGATTTCTGGACCGCGTGGACAGCCTGCTTCTGGTCGTCCCGGTCTACGGCTTCGCCAAACTGCTTCACCCGTTCTTCGGGTAG
- a CDS encoding isoprenyl transferase, with amino-acid sequence MNIPTHIAVIMDGNGRWAKKRGLPRTEGHKAGTEAARAVVTRCRELGVRHLTLYTFSKENWSRPKAEVRTLFELLVSFMKSEGPSLKQQNIRLKVLGELDDLPLAARQALRHVIKSTADCTEMTLNLALNYGGRDEILRACRSLTARGVPPEDITEEAFQNELWTAGQPDPDLVIRTSGEYRLSNYLLFQAAYAELYFTDTYWPDFTPEALEKAIQDYNSRQRRFGKTGEQLA; translated from the coding sequence ATGAATATCCCGACCCATATCGCCGTCATCATGGACGGCAACGGAAGATGGGCCAAAAAGCGCGGGTTGCCCCGGACCGAAGGCCACAAGGCCGGAACCGAGGCGGCCCGCGCCGTTGTCACCCGTTGCCGGGAACTCGGCGTCCGCCACCTGACCCTGTACACCTTTTCCAAGGAAAACTGGTCGCGGCCAAAGGCCGAGGTGCGCACCCTGTTCGAATTGCTGGTCTCGTTCATGAAGAGCGAAGGGCCGAGCCTCAAGCAGCAGAACATCCGGCTCAAGGTGCTGGGTGAACTCGACGACCTTCCTCTGGCTGCGCGGCAGGCGCTTCGCCATGTGATCAAGTCCACGGCCGACTGCACGGAAATGACCCTGAATCTGGCCCTGAACTACGGCGGACGGGATGAAATCCTGCGAGCCTGCCGATCGCTGACGGCCAGGGGCGTGCCCCCCGAGGACATCACCGAGGAAGCTTTCCAAAACGAATTGTGGACGGCTGGACAGCCTGATCCCGACCTCGTGATCCGCACCAGCGGCGAATACCGGCTGTCCAACTACCTGCTCTTTCAAGCCGCTTACGCGGAGTTGTATTTCACGGACACCTACTGGCCCGATTTCACGCCTGAGGCTCTGGAAAAGGCCATACAGGATTACAATTCCCGGCAACGCCGCTTCGGCAAGACCGGGGAACAACTCGCCTGA
- the dxr gene encoding 1-deoxy-D-xylulose-5-phosphate reductoisomerase, producing the protein MKTYISPWPQTAALPPFPRTVSVLGATGSIGASALKVMARHKDKFTVTALAGGRNAKRLAKLAVEFRPEFTALLTDEAAREFKSLLPSDYSPKILVGPEAYVTLATLPQADLILSSIVGAAGFPPTLAAARAGKVIALANKESLVLGGHIIRKACHESGAVILPVDSEHNALFQGLLGHSSEDGLHKLILTASGGPFRGRNRAFLKTVTRDQALAHPNWSMGAKISIDSASLMNKGLEVIEACHLYGVSVDQVDVVVHPQSIVHSLVEFADGSQIAHLGQPDMQIPIAHCMCFPERVTLDVKRLNLAEVATLTFEKPDKSAFPCLRLAFEAFQAGPSHPTVLNAANEVAVDLFLKERIHFLDIPAMIERALSDHAPIPVDTPEAILDLDREVRAQVRGRA; encoded by the coding sequence GTGAAGACATATATTTCCCCATGGCCGCAAACGGCCGCTCTCCCGCCCTTTCCGCGCACGGTTTCCGTGCTGGGCGCAACCGGGTCCATCGGCGCAAGCGCGCTCAAGGTCATGGCCCGACACAAGGACAAATTCACGGTCACGGCTCTTGCCGGTGGCCGCAACGCCAAACGGCTGGCCAAACTGGCCGTGGAGTTCCGCCCCGAATTCACGGCCCTGCTCACGGATGAGGCGGCCCGGGAATTCAAGTCCCTGCTGCCCTCGGACTACTCCCCGAAGATTCTGGTCGGGCCGGAGGCCTATGTCACGCTGGCAACCCTTCCGCAGGCCGATCTGATCCTCTCCAGCATCGTGGGCGCAGCAGGATTCCCGCCCACGCTGGCAGCAGCCCGCGCAGGCAAGGTCATAGCACTGGCCAACAAGGAATCCCTTGTGCTGGGCGGCCACATCATTCGCAAGGCCTGTCATGAATCCGGTGCCGTGATCCTGCCCGTGGATTCCGAACACAACGCCCTGTTTCAGGGACTGCTCGGCCACTCCTCGGAAGATGGCCTGCACAAGCTCATTCTGACGGCCTCGGGTGGCCCGTTCCGTGGCCGAAATCGCGCCTTTCTGAAAACCGTGACCCGGGATCAGGCCCTTGCCCATCCCAACTGGAGCATGGGCGCCAAGATCAGCATCGACTCGGCCTCGCTCATGAACAAGGGACTGGAAGTCATCGAAGCCTGCCACCTCTACGGCGTATCCGTGGACCAGGTGGACGTGGTGGTGCATCCCCAAAGCATCGTGCATTCGCTCGTGGAATTCGCAGACGGTTCGCAGATCGCGCATCTGGGACAACCGGACATGCAGATTCCCATTGCGCACTGCATGTGCTTCCCGGAACGCGTCACTCTGGACGTGAAACGGCTCAATCTGGCTGAAGTGGCCACCCTGACTTTCGAGAAACCGGACAAGAGCGCCTTTCCCTGTCTTCGCCTCGCATTCGAGGCATTTCAGGCGGGCCCAAGCCACCCCACCGTGCTGAATGCGGCGAATGAAGTGGCCGTGGACCTGTTCCTGAAGGAGCGCATCCACTTTCTCGACATTCCCGCCATGATCGAACGCGCCCTGTCCGACCATGCCCCCATCCCCGTGGACACTCCCGAAGCCATTCTCGACCTGGATCGGGAAGTCAGGGCACAAGTCCGAGGCCGGGCCTAG
- the tsaB gene encoding tRNA (adenosine(37)-N6)-threonylcarbamoyltransferase complex dimerization subunit type 1 TsaB, producing the protein MTSADSSRKDLVLAVNGCEERLQVALGRTERDGVHLLASREWTVPGQSVRYLVPGISEMLADFGAAMNRVARMACTRGPGSFTGLRLALAAVQGLAAGQSVPLAGLDYMPLLAKAPAPLLNGTLHVLTYARRNHVYLQSFSCPNAASLGPATALKTDAALTLLETDSGPASALGSGLAKHPDFRDALADKGIRILLPHWDAPTPEILLEAAMSADFSNTPIDPLYIRVSDAEENLPFIAKKRGIDPEEAQRRLDEYRK; encoded by the coding sequence ATGACATCCGCAGACTCTTCTCGTAAGGACCTTGTTCTCGCAGTCAACGGCTGCGAGGAACGGCTTCAGGTCGCACTTGGCAGAACCGAACGGGACGGCGTGCATCTGCTCGCCTCCCGCGAATGGACCGTGCCCGGGCAATCCGTGCGCTACCTTGTTCCCGGCATCAGTGAGATGCTGGCCGATTTCGGCGCAGCCATGAACCGGGTCGCACGCATGGCATGCACGCGCGGACCGGGCAGTTTCACGGGCCTGCGCCTTGCCCTGGCCGCTGTGCAGGGCCTTGCCGCCGGACAGTCCGTTCCTCTTGCCGGACTCGACTACATGCCGCTTCTGGCCAAGGCTCCGGCCCCCCTGCTGAACGGCACCCTGCATGTCCTGACCTATGCCCGGCGCAATCACGTCTACCTGCAATCCTTTTCCTGTCCGAATGCCGCCTCCCTCGGCCCGGCAACCGCGTTGAAAACCGACGCTGCACTGACTCTGCTCGAGACCGATTCCGGTCCGGCTTCAGCCTTGGGCTCGGGCCTTGCCAAGCACCCGGATTTTCGTGATGCACTGGCAGACAAGGGTATCAGAATCCTGCTTCCGCACTGGGATGCTCCGACGCCGGAAATCCTGCTTGAGGCGGCCATGAGTGCCGATTTCTCGAACACGCCCATCGATCCCCTGTACATCCGCGTTTCCGATGCCGAGGAGAACCTGCCCTTCATCGCAAAAAAACGCGGCATCGATCCCGAGGAAGCCCAACGCAGGCTGGACGAATACCGCAAGTAG
- the tsf gene encoding translation elongation factor Ts — translation MAISAAMVKALRDKTGAGMMDCKKALVESGGDEEKAIVFLREKGLAKAAKKAGRATSEGLVVVRIADDGKSASIVELKCETDFVAKNEDFKAFAEQLAETALGMAATDGLQDLPEEAGNITDLIAKLGENMALGRYAKVEADGVIGAYVHSNSKLAALVMLNGSDDEATAKDVAMQVAAVAPACVSPDQLPQDVLEKEKGIYLKQAMDEGKPENIAEKIVIGRLNKFYKEVCLMEQPFIKDDKKSIKNIIGDAEIKGFIRLALGDNAE, via the coding sequence ATGGCTATTTCCGCTGCTATGGTTAAGGCCCTGCGCGACAAGACCGGCGCAGGCATGATGGACTGCAAGAAAGCCCTGGTCGAATCCGGCGGCGACGAAGAAAAAGCCATTGTCTTCCTGCGCGAAAAGGGTCTGGCCAAGGCCGCCAAGAAGGCCGGCCGCGCCACCTCCGAAGGTCTGGTCGTGGTCAGGATTGCCGACGACGGCAAGTCCGCTTCGATCGTGGAACTGAAGTGCGAGACCGACTTCGTGGCCAAGAACGAAGACTTCAAGGCCTTCGCCGAACAGCTGGCCGAAACCGCTCTGGGCATGGCTGCCACCGACGGTCTTCAGGACCTGCCCGAAGAGGCCGGCAACATCACCGACCTCATTGCCAAGCTGGGCGAGAACATGGCTCTGGGCCGCTACGCCAAGGTCGAGGCCGACGGCGTGATCGGTGCCTACGTCCACTCCAACAGCAAGCTGGCCGCTCTGGTCATGCTGAACGGCTCCGATGACGAAGCCACTGCCAAGGACGTGGCCATGCAGGTTGCGGCCGTGGCTCCGGCCTGCGTTTCCCCGGACCAGCTGCCTCAGGACGTGCTGGAAAAGGAAAAGGGCATCTACCTGAAGCAGGCCATGGACGAAGGCAAGCCCGAGAACATCGCCGAGAAGATCGTGATCGGTCGCCTGAACAAGTTCTACAAGGAAGTCTGCCTGATGGAGCAGCCCTTCATCAAGGATGACAAGAAGAGCATCAAGAATATCATCGGCGACGCCGAGATCAAGGGCTTCATTCGCTTAGCCCTTGGGGACAACGCCGAATAG